The proteins below come from a single Pristiophorus japonicus isolate sPriJap1 chromosome 18, sPriJap1.hap1, whole genome shotgun sequence genomic window:
- the LOC139229266 gene encoding leucine-rich repeat-containing protein 38-like, translating to MRSCPPRLCLLPLVLCLLPLGSACPEGCLCRDAHTIDCRDLGLSALPAGAFPLLIRKILLSHNRIRQIPADFFMYYGDLVYLDLSNNSLSSIGGRTFSSTKLIYLDLRHNNFSRLGSGAFSSAHRLIMLRLGNNPNLGQVDQEAFRSLDALQVLELNDNALEALSVAALSSLPSLRTVRLEGNPWLCNCTFANLFLWLRDNAEVLPTGFDAIQCSLPRDMRKITLNELSDNSFSECEFTLTLTDYMIIFFSGVCVSITAITTSFFLANVVQCFQRLGLFNESDDDDDDN from the exons ATGCGCTCATGCCCCCCTCGGCTGTGCCTGCTGCCTCTGGTGCTGTGCCTGCTGCCGCTGGGGTCCGCCTGCCCCGAGGGCTGCCTCTGCCGGGACGCTCACACCATCGACTGCCGGGACCTGGGACTGTCCGCCCTGCCGGCCGGCGCCTTCCCCCTGCTGATCAGGAAGATCCTGCTGAGCCACAACCGCATCCGGCAGATCCCGGCGGACTTCTTCATGTACTACGGCGACCTGGTGTACCTGGACCTCAGCAACAACTCGCTGTCGTCCATCGGCGGCAGGACCTTCAGCAGCACCAAGCTCATCTACCTGGACCTGAGGCACAACAACTTCTCGCGGCTGGGCTCCGGGGCGTTCAGCTCGGCCCACCGGCTCATCATGCTGCGGCTGGGCAACAACCCCAACCTGGGCCAGGTGGACCAAGAGGCTTTCCGCAGCCTGGACGCGCTCCAAGTGCTGGAGCTGAACGACAACGCGCTGGAGGCGCTGAGCGTGGCGGCCCTCAGCTCCTTGCCGTCCCTCCGGACTGTGCGGCTGGAGGGCAACCCCTGGCTCTGCAACTGCACCTTCGCCAATCTCTTCCTCTGGCTGCGGGACAACGCCGAGGTTCTCCCCACAG GCTTCGATGCAATCCAGTGCTCCTTGCCCAGGGATATGAGGAAGATCACACTCAACGAGTTATCGGACAACAGCTTCAGTGAGTGCGAGTTCACCCTGACTCTGACAGACTACATGATTATCTTTTTCTCTGGGGTTTGTGTCTCCATCACTGCCATTACAACAAGCTTCTTCTTGGCCAATGTAGTTCAATGTTTCCAGAGACTGGGATTATTCAATgaaagtgatgatgatgatgacgataattaA